From the genome of Nocardia sp. NBC_01503, one region includes:
- a CDS encoding SbcC/MukB-like Walker B domain-containing protein — MADLIHGGVRFVPTRAGIVNLWDYRDQEFCFADGRLVLRGPNGSGKTKALEVLFPFVLDGRIEPRRLNPFAGEERTMKSNLLYRKQESAYSYVWMEFARGTWDEPETVTVGIGMRATRSSDKVTRWYFVADGRVGVDFSLLGPDDRPLTRKQLAEQIGGDAIVDRPVEYRAAIDARMFGLGQQRYDQLINLILTLRRPQLAKNLDPRGLSQALTDGLRPLDEQLILDAARSFSDMEEVGRTLEGLVQADTATRAFVGVYRKYLAVQAKTDIDQVRSRLDTVTHASTALHAAAALRQRREADRAAVETRAEDADRAYEQALSDRETLQRSSAYEGKQQLDDLADAVRRLETSSAVHRDKALKARQTVDQRAQESERAQSAVQHAASALARGEDELRSAAEEAGIPWTALPEQARADHLTTTVRSHAEERDADVRAVRRALTMVDAAVTERTRAERAAQRATELRESAAAELAQAEASVTLARSDTAVSLRNWWDEHREVYSPIRDGLFEALNDALAAAGTENPAPQRHNSAAGMLGAPGGSGKARGRKGTAAASAAAGGAATDPTAIGKTANAGAAGEDPRADGGTSSNGSGRDGSPATAAVSDAAASGPDGLSASPFGDDGAILASPAEVLADRTEPLTEEIRGRRQEARARATQAKARAAELRAEREQVAAERDDAPKAFPARTDVRGERPGAPLWRLVRFADHVRPEAAAGIEAALQAANLLDGWVCAESALPDHASDQFLVPLPAAQRPSGRTLADVLVVEDDSDALTVPRQTVADVLASIALHEAASGGSGIAKADGTSADGRSKSAVAAPMVPNSVAGVAELFTIATDGCYRQGVQVGRHFKGDAEFIGSTARARRRELRLAELAAAIEAAETAVEDALTEERSATEELARVSAAAKALPRTTAVTAALRAVSEAAGMLRSRSEAAAQAERDLDQAVGEYSTADKKVRAIATEHKAPRDPAELDALAAAVRHFENAGTALLRLRGDHQREHERSRESGDRLDEATDLAEAFAEEAEAARSGYEEQQRKLETLREALGAGAADIDRELELARERIDAARAEQKAARKAAHDAIEAVGTAEGAHRAAHAALGTALTELLADVRQLAPYARPDLLSLLGAPVESRWPSSDAAWSTPEQLLYRIENGDPEQEPKVLPDEVAELFENLAAATASVRAGEATRKTTRSAVTTALQEFDAALTAARQDYRLHWDAADGLTVVQVHDDHGLSSLADFAERIGGARRDQELLLTDSERRILEDALLTGLAQQIHERTSDARDLINRMGMEMKQRRMSSGNTIGVHWVLADALSEPARAVCKLLDRDSSELTPDDLATIRSHFASEIRSARASHPERSFPEILAATLDYRTWRAFSFTIITSDGTEDRLTVARHSALSGGEQSVSLHLPLFAAAHVMLDSADPQAPRLLALDEAFAGVDDNGKSELLGLSVQFDLDLFMTGYDLWITYTHVPGCAHYDLAHSAAENTVSATLLVWDADDLLAEHDGTDLAAALGSPNRRRLPHGVEGAVALL; from the coding sequence ATGGCCGACCTCATTCACGGTGGAGTCCGCTTCGTCCCCACCCGCGCGGGCATTGTCAACCTGTGGGACTACCGGGACCAGGAGTTCTGCTTCGCCGACGGGCGACTGGTGCTGCGCGGGCCCAACGGTTCCGGTAAGACCAAGGCCCTAGAGGTGCTGTTCCCGTTCGTACTGGACGGGCGCATCGAACCGCGGCGGTTGAATCCGTTCGCGGGTGAAGAGCGCACCATGAAGTCGAATCTGCTGTACCGCAAGCAGGAATCGGCCTACTCGTATGTGTGGATGGAGTTCGCGCGCGGCACCTGGGACGAGCCGGAGACGGTGACGGTCGGCATCGGTATGCGCGCCACCCGGTCCTCGGACAAGGTGACGCGCTGGTACTTCGTCGCCGATGGTCGTGTGGGCGTGGACTTCTCACTGCTCGGGCCGGACGATCGGCCGCTCACCCGTAAGCAGTTGGCCGAGCAGATCGGCGGCGACGCCATCGTCGATCGGCCGGTGGAGTATCGCGCCGCCATCGACGCCCGCATGTTCGGGCTCGGGCAGCAGCGGTACGACCAGCTCATCAATCTGATTCTCACGCTGCGCCGTCCGCAGCTGGCCAAGAACCTGGACCCGCGCGGACTGTCGCAGGCGCTCACCGATGGTCTGCGGCCCCTGGACGAGCAGTTGATCCTGGACGCGGCGCGCTCGTTCAGCGATATGGAGGAGGTCGGGCGCACCCTCGAAGGGCTCGTCCAGGCCGATACCGCCACCCGCGCGTTCGTCGGCGTGTATCGCAAATACCTTGCGGTACAGGCGAAGACGGATATCGACCAGGTGCGCTCCCGCCTCGACACGGTGACGCATGCCAGCACCGCCCTGCATGCCGCCGCGGCGCTGCGCCAGCGTCGTGAGGCCGATCGCGCCGCCGTCGAGACCCGCGCCGAGGATGCCGACCGCGCCTACGAGCAGGCGCTCTCGGATCGCGAAACCCTGCAGCGCTCCAGCGCGTACGAGGGCAAACAGCAGCTCGACGACCTCGCCGATGCCGTGCGCCGCCTGGAGACCTCCTCGGCCGTCCACCGGGACAAGGCGCTCAAGGCCCGCCAGACCGTGGATCAGCGGGCCCAGGAGTCAGAGCGCGCGCAATCCGCCGTCCAGCACGCCGCCTCGGCCCTGGCCCGTGGCGAGGACGAATTGCGTTCCGCCGCGGAGGAAGCCGGTATCCCCTGGACCGCACTGCCGGAGCAGGCCCGCGCCGACCACCTCACCACCACCGTGCGCAGTCACGCGGAGGAGCGTGACGCCGACGTCCGCGCCGTCCGCCGCGCCCTCACCATGGTCGACGCCGCCGTCACCGAACGCACCCGCGCCGAGCGCGCCGCCCAGCGCGCCACCGAACTCCGCGAATCCGCCGCCGCCGAACTGGCCCAGGCCGAAGCCTCGGTAACCCTGGCCCGCTCCGATACCGCCGTCTCCCTGCGCAACTGGTGGGACGAGCACCGCGAGGTCTACTCCCCCATCCGCGACGGCCTCTTCGAAGCCCTCAACGACGCTCTCGCCGCCGCGGGCACCGAGAACCCCGCCCCGCAACGCCACAACTCCGCCGCCGGAATGCTCGGCGCGCCAGGCGGTTCCGGTAAGGCACGGGGCCGCAAGGGCACGGCCGCGGCGAGCGCGGCGGCGGGCGGTGCCGCGACCGATCCGACCGCCATCGGCAAGACCGCGAACGCGGGTGCGGCCGGGGAAGATCCCCGTGCCGACGGCGGCACGTCCTCGAACGGTTCCGGCCGCGACGGCTCCCCCGCGACCGCGGCGGTCTCGGATGCCGCTGCGAGCGGTCCGGACGGCTTGTCCGCCAGCCCATTCGGCGACGACGGCGCGATCCTCGCCAGTCCGGCCGAGGTGCTGGCCGATCGCACCGAACCGCTGACCGAGGAGATCCGCGGCCGCCGCCAGGAGGCCCGCGCGCGAGCCACCCAGGCCAAGGCCCGGGCCGCCGAACTGCGCGCCGAGCGGGAACAGGTCGCGGCCGAACGCGATGACGCGCCGAAGGCATTTCCCGCGCGTACCGATGTGCGCGGCGAACGACCAGGGGCACCCCTGTGGCGACTTGTCCGCTTCGCGGATCATGTGCGCCCGGAGGCGGCGGCTGGCATCGAGGCCGCACTCCAGGCCGCGAACCTCCTCGACGGCTGGGTGTGCGCCGAATCCGCACTGCCCGACCACGCTTCGGACCAGTTCCTGGTGCCGCTGCCCGCGGCTCAGCGTCCCAGCGGCCGCACCCTCGCCGATGTGCTTGTGGTGGAGGACGATTCCGACGCGCTCACCGTGCCCCGCCAGACCGTCGCCGATGTGCTCGCCTCGATCGCCCTGCATGAAGCCGCCTCGGGAGGAAGCGGCATCGCCAAGGCCGACGGCACGTCGGCCGATGGGCGTTCGAAGTCCGCAGTCGCCGCGCCTATGGTCCCGAATTCGGTTGCGGGCGTGGCGGAGCTGTTCACCATCGCCACCGATGGATGCTATCGGCAGGGTGTGCAGGTCGGGCGGCATTTCAAGGGCGATGCCGAATTCATCGGCAGCACCGCTCGGGCACGCCGCCGGGAACTGCGGCTCGCGGAGCTGGCGGCGGCCATCGAAGCGGCCGAGACCGCTGTCGAGGACGCGCTGACCGAGGAGCGGTCCGCCACCGAGGAGTTGGCGCGGGTTTCGGCCGCCGCCAAGGCTTTGCCGCGGACCACGGCGGTAACCGCCGCGCTGCGGGCTGTTTCGGAGGCCGCGGGTATGTTGCGGTCGCGGTCGGAGGCGGCAGCGCAGGCGGAGCGGGACCTCGATCAGGCGGTCGGCGAGTATTCGACCGCCGATAAGAAGGTCCGGGCCATCGCCACCGAGCACAAGGCTCCGCGCGATCCCGCCGAACTCGATGCCCTCGCGGCGGCGGTGCGGCACTTCGAGAATGCCGGAACCGCGCTACTGCGGTTGCGCGGTGATCATCAGCGCGAGCATGAACGGTCTCGCGAATCCGGGGACCGCCTCGACGAGGCCACCGATCTCGCGGAGGCGTTCGCCGAAGAGGCCGAGGCCGCACGCAGCGGATACGAGGAGCAGCAGCGCAAGCTCGAGACGCTCCGGGAGGCGCTGGGCGCCGGCGCCGCCGATATCGACCGCGAGCTGGAGCTCGCCCGCGAACGCATCGATGCCGCACGGGCGGAGCAGAAGGCGGCGCGCAAGGCCGCGCACGACGCCATCGAGGCCGTCGGCACCGCCGAGGGTGCGCATCGGGCGGCGCATGCCGCGCTCGGGACCGCCCTCACCGAATTGCTCGCCGATGTGCGGCAGCTGGCCCCGTACGCGCGACCGGACCTGCTGAGCCTGCTCGGTGCGCCGGTCGAAAGCCGCTGGCCCAGTAGCGATGCCGCCTGGTCCACTCCCGAACAGCTGCTGTACCGGATCGAGAACGGTGATCCCGAACAGGAGCCCAAGGTCCTGCCGGACGAGGTGGCCGAACTCTTCGAGAACCTGGCCGCCGCAACGGCTTCCGTCCGCGCCGGAGAGGCCACCCGCAAGACCACCCGCAGTGCGGTCACCACCGCGCTACAGGAGTTCGATGCCGCGCTCACCGCCGCCCGGCAGGATTACCGCCTGCACTGGGACGCCGCGGACGGTCTCACCGTGGTGCAGGTGCACGATGATCACGGCCTCTCCTCGCTCGCCGATTTCGCCGAGCGCATCGGCGGCGCACGCCGCGATCAGGAGCTGCTGCTCACCGACTCCGAGCGGCGCATCCTGGAGGACGCCCTGCTCACCGGCCTGGCCCAGCAGATTCACGAACGCACCAGTGACGCACGCGATCTGATCAATCGCATGGGTATGGAGATGAAGCAGCGGCGGATGTCCTCGGGCAATACCATCGGCGTGCACTGGGTACTGGCCGATGCGCTGTCGGAGCCCGCCCGCGCGGTCTGCAAACTCCTGGACCGGGACTCCTCCGAGCTCACCCCGGACGATCTGGCCACCATCCGTTCGCATTTCGCGTCCGAGATCCGCTCCGCGCGTGCCTCGCATCCCGAGCGCTCGTTCCCGGAGATCCTGGCCGCCACCCTGGATTACCGCACCTGGCGGGCATTCTCGTTCACCATCATCACCTCCGATGGCACCGAGGACCGGCTCACCGTGGCCCGGCACAGCGCGCTGTCGGGTGGTGAGCAGTCGGTCTCACTGCATCTGCCGCTCTTCGCGGCCGCGCACGTCATGCTGGACTCGGCGGACCCGCAGGCCCCGCGGCTACTCGCCCTGGACGAGGCGTTCGCTGGCGTCGACGACAACGGTAAGAGCGAACTGCTGGGCCTGTCCGTGCAATTCGATCTCGACCTCTTCATGACCGGCTACGACCTCTGGATCACCTACACCCACGTCCCCGGCTGCGCCCATTACGATCTCGCGCACTCCGCCGCCGAGAACACCGTCAGCGCCACCCTGCTGGTCTGGGACGCCGACGATCTGCTCGCCGAACACGACGGCACCGACCTCGCCGCCGCCCTCGGCTCGCCCAATCGCCGTCGCCTCCCGCACGGTGTGGAAGGCGCGGTTGCCCTGCTGTAG
- a CDS encoding metallophosphoesterase, whose translation MLDPRLRTLWLANAATGAAAVAVRAQRPVFASYGARVQRHSLTVSDLEVVTVTDTSVILTWTSRSRNRAGRSQPAVADTEVRIGPADSLGPLPVRFLETLPTAFHYAEITGLEPGRAYRFEAYSQGCRAMPARTLVTRRSGAPESTGIVTTLVPPPGRLLRTIALANDLHHGEEYSGLLPGGFVEGLRDDTERYPEFMLGALLEDLRESGRGADHLIAAGDLTDSGTLAQSRGVRAQLDTWGELGRDYFVCRGNHDMSPRDEADHWGEVFYPYQRLGEFAVGGMRLVGLDTTRLRGGGGTLNFPQLAHFRDLLHADPERPTLVFGHHPVTTHAAISNPGGPGFVLDRANAAALHALYRSAPGVFLHHSGHTHRNRVTRADSGIPVEFLEVAAVKEYPGGYMLLRLYEGGYMANFYKTRSERARRWSTRTRRQYLGMHPDHSLGSCAHRNHVVLRDFSGLTGVI comes from the coding sequence ATGCTGGATCCGCGACTTCGGACATTATGGCTGGCCAATGCGGCTACGGGGGCCGCCGCGGTGGCCGTGCGGGCGCAGCGGCCGGTGTTCGCGAGCTATGGGGCTCGGGTGCAACGGCATTCGCTGACGGTCTCGGATTTGGAGGTTGTCACCGTCACCGATACCTCGGTGATTCTGACCTGGACCTCGCGGAGTCGGAATCGGGCGGGGCGGTCGCAGCCGGCGGTGGCCGATACCGAGGTGCGGATCGGGCCCGCGGACAGCCTTGGGCCGCTGCCGGTGCGGTTCCTCGAAACTCTGCCCACCGCTTTCCATTACGCGGAGATCACCGGTCTGGAGCCGGGACGGGCCTATCGGTTCGAGGCGTATTCGCAGGGGTGCCGGGCCATGCCCGCGCGGACGCTAGTGACGCGGCGGTCGGGGGCGCCGGAGTCCACCGGGATCGTCACCACGCTGGTGCCGCCGCCGGGGCGGTTGCTGCGAACCATCGCGCTGGCGAACGATCTGCATCATGGCGAGGAGTACAGCGGACTGCTGCCGGGGGGATTCGTCGAGGGGCTGCGGGACGATACCGAGCGGTATCCGGAGTTCATGCTGGGCGCGCTGCTGGAGGATCTGCGCGAATCCGGCAGGGGCGCGGACCATCTCATCGCCGCGGGGGATTTGACCGACTCGGGAACGCTGGCGCAGTCGCGGGGTGTGCGGGCGCAATTGGACACCTGGGGCGAGCTCGGGCGCGATTACTTCGTCTGCCGGGGCAATCACGATATGTCGCCGCGCGATGAGGCCGACCACTGGGGCGAGGTGTTCTACCCGTATCAGCGGCTCGGCGAATTCGCCGTGGGTGGGATGCGTCTGGTGGGACTGGACACCACTCGACTGCGCGGGGGCGGCGGGACGCTGAATTTCCCGCAGCTGGCGCACTTCCGGGATCTGCTGCACGCGGATCCGGAGCGCCCGACCCTCGTATTCGGTCACCACCCGGTCACGACGCACGCGGCGATCAGCAACCCGGGCGGACCGGGTTTCGTGCTCGACAGGGCGAATGCGGCCGCATTACACGCCCTCTACCGATCGGCCCCGGGCGTATTCCTGCATCACAGCGGTCATACGCACCGAAATCGCGTCACCCGAGCCGATTCCGGCATTCCGGTCGAATTCCTGGAAGTGGCGGCGGTCAAGGAGTATCCGGGCGGGTACATGCTGCTGCGCCTCTACGAGGGCGGGTACATGGCGAACTTCTACAAGACGCGATCCGAGCGGGCGCGGCGGTGGAGCACCCGCACCCGTCGGCAGTATCTGGGAATGCATCCGGATCATTCGCTGGGCAGCTGCGCCCATCGCAATCATGTTGTGCTGCGCGACTTCTCAGGATTGACCGGCGTGATCTGA
- a CDS encoding vWA domain-containing protein produces the protein MVRESTPDAAVERDPVLPVCLVIDVSGSMYGPPVDAVNRMLPQLRGILLADPVAGARVRLSVVAFASEAHTVLPLTELPRARIPVLQAGGATNFRAAFGQARTTIAAGVRARDTGIRAHRPVVYFLSDGGDTGPDWLPVWERLTDPADPHGAEVVSFGMGAADRQAISAVSTGFAFFARDRDPVVATGNILDAIAASIALTCASGDGDAAVLTVPTGSGLLPLEVDSIL, from the coding sequence ATGGTGCGCGAGTCCACTCCCGACGCGGCGGTCGAACGCGATCCGGTGCTGCCGGTCTGCCTCGTGATCGACGTCTCGGGATCGATGTACGGCCCGCCCGTCGACGCGGTGAATCGCATGTTGCCCCAATTGCGCGGCATCCTGCTCGCCGATCCCGTGGCGGGCGCGCGGGTCCGGCTGTCCGTGGTCGCCTTCGCCTCCGAGGCGCATACCGTGCTGCCGCTGACCGAACTGCCGCGGGCGCGAATCCCAGTGCTCCAGGCGGGCGGCGCGACCAATTTCCGGGCCGCGTTCGGTCAGGCGCGCACGACCATCGCCGCGGGTGTTCGCGCCCGGGACACCGGGATTCGCGCGCATCGGCCGGTGGTGTACTTCCTCAGTGACGGCGGCGATACCGGCCCCGATTGGCTGCCCGTCTGGGAGCGATTGACCGATCCGGCGGACCCGCACGGCGCCGAGGTGGTGAGCTTCGGCATGGGCGCGGCCGACCGGCAGGCCATCAGCGCGGTCTCCACCGGCTTCGCCTTCTTCGCGCGGGACCGTGATCCGGTCGTCGCCACCGGGAACATCCTGGACGCCATCGCCGCGAGCATCGCCCTGACATGTGCGTCCGGTGACGGCGACGCTGCGGTGCTCACCGTTCCCACCGGCTCCGGATTGCTGCCGCTGGAGGTGGATTCGATCTTGTAA
- a CDS encoding NACHT and WD repeat domain-containing protein — MTDDTESVFGDELPREVFAQQLTSLWRLAGGPTLQAVADAANRVIRSSRGEHAKRLTVQRISDWRKGRNLPANFESVRPVLFVLFELARKSEQVPPALLDPTHWRQLWVSAVSWTPTSDCPYRGLESYRTENAALFFGRERATAELVALVRKTGGAGGGIVVLVGASGTGKSSLLAAGLIPGLGPEWTVRAGTPSTPPSMEDIPADNSALVIDQFEELFTNSAAAADQLDFIETLTRHADSGATVVLGLRADFFARCLDHPALAEAVGRRAYVLTPMLAAELTEAITRPARAHGLKLESGLVELISAELLGLGGRTDGSGTLPLLSHVMAVTWERGDGNRLTLDAYRAAGGVTGSVARTAQQAWARLDSTGQDAARSILLSLVTVGSDTRDTRRHLPITELLTRTDNPDAAADALEQLASARLITLDTDTTALTHEIVIDAWPELRGWIDADRAGHLIRQRAETDAAEWVSSGRSRALLYHGDRLAQARTHGRAVAGQTREFLTAALRARRQRTWMQAGLAGTLVLLLVAALTGYVNTRIANREKDAGFFANVLSEASRVQSSDPTLSAELDILAATLRPDDLDVASRLIGTQSLPAVAAFAADTGMVSMLAYADGDILATAGADRSIRLWNTSNPGAVVPAGPAITDHTGTVTALTAFGTLLISGGDDRTVRIRDISDPARPRESAVIDTGSPLAALALAHDGRTLAVADPHGVELYDLTDPAHPVHRPTRFPVDGQLVTLGFTSDDRTLLTIDRVTPNAAAQTRTLRAWNTVPTQDDPHGTVLGQSADIRMVTSPAGNLVAIADDRPGSSTAAVDSEVRLVRVDGADHTVPIGSSFAASSAYFLLGMAFGPDGRTLATLTAFGTSLWNLTDPSRPVALGPLLTGNAAACPRAPAEHRCTAIPLSLRFSRGGQTLAVGFEDGTVQQWLVPPAVLGGQAGQVRPVISADGSRMLTFAPGADAHIWDTHDPAAVRLAGTVPAPQDRLPGLAVTTLPSISSDGAFAGLVLDGAMTLIDISDPAKPVAGYRFPNAIGLGFAIGRPLLITISASPPSFQAWNYADAAHPVPLGLPVQVQISPKVAATGVQVTTTRDGELIAVLTDKLMVWDADIRKLGPPGGSVAADWSGGGLGIAVTPDHRTAIAASDFGLVRRWDISDPTRIEPLGEPFRASEVTVTALDLSADGRLLATGGTDSTVRLWNFADPAHPVPYGQSLTPPTATPWQVVFHPKANYLFGGGDNGALRVWDLDPRHAVTRLCGLLGTRINADLADHFPAQALPRLCG; from the coding sequence ATGACCGATGACACCGAATCGGTATTCGGCGACGAACTACCGCGCGAGGTATTCGCCCAGCAATTGACCAGTCTCTGGCGGCTCGCGGGCGGTCCGACATTGCAGGCCGTCGCCGACGCCGCGAACCGGGTCATCCGATCCAGCCGGGGCGAGCACGCCAAACGCCTCACGGTGCAGCGCATCAGCGATTGGCGCAAGGGCCGGAATCTGCCCGCGAACTTCGAATCGGTGCGGCCGGTGCTGTTCGTGCTGTTCGAGCTGGCCAGGAAATCGGAGCAGGTGCCGCCCGCGCTGCTGGACCCGACCCACTGGCGGCAATTGTGGGTGAGCGCGGTGTCCTGGACGCCCACTTCGGACTGCCCCTACCGCGGTCTCGAGTCCTACCGCACCGAGAACGCCGCGCTGTTCTTCGGCCGGGAACGGGCCACCGCCGAACTGGTCGCGCTGGTTCGGAAAACGGGTGGGGCGGGCGGTGGGATCGTCGTCCTGGTCGGCGCGTCCGGCACGGGTAAGTCATCGTTGCTCGCCGCCGGGCTCATCCCCGGACTCGGACCCGAATGGACGGTCCGCGCCGGAACCCCGAGCACCCCGCCAAGCATGGAAGATATCCCGGCGGACAACAGTGCGCTGGTCATCGATCAGTTCGAGGAACTCTTCACCAACTCCGCCGCCGCGGCCGATCAGCTCGACTTCATCGAAACCCTCACCCGCCACGCGGATTCCGGCGCGACCGTGGTGCTCGGCCTGCGCGCGGACTTCTTCGCCCGCTGTCTGGATCACCCGGCGCTGGCCGAGGCCGTCGGCCGACGCGCCTATGTGCTGACCCCGATGCTGGCGGCCGAACTCACCGAAGCGATCACCCGGCCCGCCCGCGCGCACGGCCTCAAGCTGGAAAGCGGTCTGGTCGAACTGATCAGCGCCGAATTGCTCGGACTCGGCGGCCGCACCGACGGCTCGGGCACTCTGCCGCTGCTGTCCCACGTCATGGCCGTCACCTGGGAACGTGGTGACGGCAATCGGCTCACCCTGGACGCTTACCGGGCTGCGGGCGGCGTCACCGGATCGGTCGCCCGAACCGCGCAGCAGGCCTGGGCCCGGCTCGATTCGACCGGACAGGACGCCGCCAGATCCATCCTGCTCAGTCTGGTCACCGTCGGGAGCGACACCCGCGACACCCGTCGGCATCTCCCGATCACCGAACTGCTCACCCGCACCGACAATCCCGATGCCGCGGCCGACGCGCTCGAACAGTTGGCCAGCGCCCGGCTGATCACCTTGGACACCGACACCACCGCGCTCACCCATGAGATCGTCATCGATGCCTGGCCGGAACTACGCGGTTGGATCGACGCCGACCGGGCCGGGCATCTCATCCGGCAGCGCGCCGAAACCGATGCGGCGGAATGGGTTTCGTCCGGGCGCAGCCGCGCGCTGCTCTATCACGGCGATCGGCTGGCCCAGGCGCGCACGCACGGCCGGGCCGTGGCCGGGCAGACCCGCGAGTTCCTCACCGCGGCGCTGCGGGCCCGGCGGCAGCGCACCTGGATGCAGGCGGGTCTCGCGGGCACGCTGGTACTGCTGCTGGTCGCCGCGTTGACCGGCTATGTGAACACGCGAATCGCCAACCGAGAGAAGGACGCCGGATTCTTCGCGAACGTGCTCAGCGAGGCGAGCCGGGTGCAGAGCAGCGACCCCACGCTCTCGGCCGAGTTGGATATCCTCGCCGCCACACTGCGACCGGACGACCTCGATGTCGCTTCCAGGCTGATCGGTACCCAGAGCCTGCCCGCGGTGGCCGCGTTCGCCGCCGACACCGGCATGGTGTCGATGCTGGCGTACGCCGACGGGGACATACTCGCGACCGCGGGGGCGGACCGGTCCATCCGGCTCTGGAATACCTCGAATCCGGGCGCGGTGGTCCCGGCCGGACCGGCAATCACCGACCACACCGGAACCGTGACCGCGCTGACCGCCTTCGGGACACTGCTGATCTCGGGCGGTGACGACCGCACCGTGCGTATCCGCGATATCTCCGATCCGGCGCGCCCACGGGAATCGGCCGTGATCGATACCGGCAGTCCGCTCGCGGCCCTCGCGCTGGCACACGACGGCCGAACGCTCGCGGTCGCCGATCCGCACGGGGTCGAGCTGTACGACCTCACCGATCCCGCTCACCCCGTGCACCGGCCGACCCGATTCCCCGTCGACGGTCAGCTGGTCACACTCGGATTCACCAGCGATGACCGCACCCTGCTGACCATCGACCGGGTGACGCCCAACGCCGCCGCACAGACGCGCACCCTGCGGGCGTGGAATACCGTTCCGACACAGGACGATCCGCACGGCACCGTACTCGGACAGTCCGCCGATATCCGGATGGTGACGAGTCCGGCTGGCAATCTCGTCGCCATCGCCGACGATCGGCCCGGCAGCTCGACCGCCGCGGTCGACAGTGAGGTGCGGCTCGTCCGCGTCGACGGCGCCGACCACACGGTGCCGATCGGCTCGTCCTTCGCCGCCTCGTCGGCGTACTTCCTGCTCGGCATGGCCTTCGGCCCGGACGGCCGCACCCTGGCCACGTTGACCGCCTTCGGCACCAGCCTGTGGAATCTCACCGATCCGTCCCGCCCGGTCGCGCTCGGCCCACTGCTCACCGGCAACGCGGCCGCCTGTCCGCGGGCACCGGCCGAGCATCGCTGCACCGCGATACCGCTGAGCCTGCGATTCAGTCGTGGCGGACAGACCCTGGCCGTCGGATTCGAGGACGGCACGGTCCAGCAGTGGCTGGTGCCGCCCGCCGTACTCGGCGGCCAAGCCGGGCAGGTGCGGCCGGTGATCAGCGCCGACGGCTCCCGCATGCTCACCTTCGCGCCCGGCGCGGACGCGCATATCTGGGACACCCACGATCCGGCGGCCGTGCGCTTGGCCGGAACCGTCCCCGCGCCCCAGGACCGGCTGCCCGGTCTGGCGGTGACCACCCTGCCCTCGATCAGCTCCGACGGCGCATTCGCAGGTCTGGTCCTGGACGGCGCGATGACGCTCATCGATATCTCCGATCCCGCGAAACCGGTTGCGGGATACCGCTTTCCCAACGCGATCGGGCTGGGATTCGCCATCGGCCGACCGCTGCTGATCACCATCTCCGCGTCACCGCCGAGTTTCCAGGCGTGGAACTACGCCGACGCCGCGCACCCGGTACCGCTGGGACTACCTGTCCAAGTCCAGATCTCGCCGAAGGTCGCGGCAACCGGGGTGCAGGTCACGACCACCCGGGACGGCGAACTGATCGCGGTCCTGACCGACAAACTCATGGTCTGGGACGCCGATATCCGGAAGCTGGGACCGCCCGGGGGCTCGGTCGCGGCCGACTGGTCCGGCGGCGGTCTGGGAATCGCCGTCACCCCCGATCATCGAACCGCCATAGCGGCAAGCGATTTCGGGTTGGTGCGGCGCTGGGACATCAGTGATCCGACCCGGATCGAACCACTCGGCGAGCCCTTCCGGGCCAGCGAGGTCACGGTCACCGCCCTGGATCTCAGCGCGGACGGACGTCTGCTCGCGACCGGCGGGACCGATTCCACTGTCCGCCTCTGGAATTTCGCCGATCCGGCGCATCCGGTGCCCTACGGCCAATCGCTGACCCCGCCCACCGCCACGCCGTGGCAGGTCGTCTTCCATCCGAAAGCGAACTACCTGTTCGGCGGCGGCGACAATGGCGCGCTGCGGGTCTGGGATCTGGACCCGCGGCACGCCGTCACCCGGCTGTGCGGGCTGCTCGGCACGCGGATCAACGCCGATCTCGCCGATCACTTTCCCGCACAGGCACTTCCCCGGCTGTGCGGGTGA